A part of Paroedura picta isolate Pp20150507F chromosome 7, Ppicta_v3.0, whole genome shotgun sequence genomic DNA contains:
- the PURG gene encoding purine-rich element-binding protein gamma isoform X2 gives MEIQELASKRVDIQKKRFYLDVKQSSRGRFLKIAEVWIGRGRQDNIRKSKLTLSLSVAAELKDCLGDFIEHYAHLGLKGSQSHRNEHTNGKEQDSRRRQHHHPPSPPASVGSEEHLHSVLKTEYIERDNRKYYLDLKENQRGRFLRIRQTLIRGPGMIGYFGHSLGQEQTIVLPAQGMIEFRDALVQLIEEYGEGDIEERRSGGDEPPELPEGTSFRVDNKRFYFDVGSNRYGIFLKVSEVRPPYRNTITVPYKAWTRFGENFIKYEEEMRRIYNGHKEKRMDVRGDSGEEQEGLD, from the coding sequence ATGGAGATCCAGGAGCTGGCCTCCAAAAGAGTGGACATCCAAAAAAAGAGGTTTTATCTGGATGTGAAGCAGAGTTCCCGAGGCCGGTTCTTGAAGATAGCAGAAGTCTGGAtaggaagaggcaggcaggacAATATCAGGAAAAGCAAGCTGACTCTCTCCTTGTCTGTGGCTGCCGAGTTAAAGGATTGTCTGGGAGACTTCATAGAACACTATGCCCATTTGGGCTTGAAGGGCAGCCAAAGTCACCGGAACGAACATACTAATGGCAAAGAGCAAGATTCGAGAAGGCGGCAGCATCATCACCCGCCCTCACCTCCAGCATCAGTTGGATCTGAAGAGCATCTTCATAGTGTCTTAAAAACTGAGTATATCGAAAGAGACAATAGGAAGTATTACCTAGACCTCAAGGAGAATCAACGTGGGCGTTTCTTAAGGATTAGACAGACATTGATTAGAGGACCTGGCATGATAGGATATTTTGGTCACAGTTTGGGACAGGAACAGACTATTGTTCTTCCAGCACAGGGAATGATTGAGTTCAGGGATGCTTTGGTCCAGCTCATTGAAGAATATGGTGAAGGAGACATAGAGGAACGGAGAAGTGGGGGTGATGAGCCTCCTGAACTTCCAGAGGGGACTTCCTTCAGAGTGGACAACAAGAGGTTCTACTTTGATGTGGGGTCTAACAGGTATGGTATTTTTTTGAAGGTAAGTGAAGTGAGACCTCCATACCGTAATACCATCACTGTCCCATACAAAGCATGGACAAGATTTGGGGAGAACTTTATCAAGTATGAAGAGGAGATGAGGAGAATTTACAATGGCCATAAAGAGAAACGGATGGATGTCAGAGGGGACAGTGGTGAAGAACAAGAGGGTCTGGATTAG
- the PURG gene encoding purine-rich element-binding protein gamma isoform X1 — translation MERGRGGGRSVGGSGLHRSIYSQSQQQYHYPASSSQAGCMEIQELASKRVDIQKKRFYLDVKQSSRGRFLKIAEVWIGRGRQDNIRKSKLTLSLSVAAELKDCLGDFIEHYAHLGLKGSQSHRNEHTNGKEQDSRRRQHHHPPSPPASVGSEEHLHSVLKTEYIERDNRKYYLDLKENQRGRFLRIRQTLIRGPGMIGYFGHSLGQEQTIVLPAQGMIEFRDALVQLIEEYGEGDIEERRSGGDEPPELPEGTSFRVDNKRFYFDVGSNRYGIFLKVSEVRPPYRNTITVPYKAWTRFGENFIKYEEEMRRIYNGHKEKRMDVRGDSGEEQEGLD, via the coding sequence ATGgagagaggcagaggaggaggaaggagtgtGGGGGGCTCTGGCCTACACAGGAGCATTTACTCCCAGTCCCAGCAGCAGTATCATTATCCTGCCTCCTCTTCTCAGGCGGGCTGCATGGAGATCCAGGAGCTGGCCTCCAAAAGAGTGGACATCCAAAAAAAGAGGTTTTATCTGGATGTGAAGCAGAGTTCCCGAGGCCGGTTCTTGAAGATAGCAGAAGTCTGGAtaggaagaggcaggcaggacAATATCAGGAAAAGCAAGCTGACTCTCTCCTTGTCTGTGGCTGCCGAGTTAAAGGATTGTCTGGGAGACTTCATAGAACACTATGCCCATTTGGGCTTGAAGGGCAGCCAAAGTCACCGGAACGAACATACTAATGGCAAAGAGCAAGATTCGAGAAGGCGGCAGCATCATCACCCGCCCTCACCTCCAGCATCAGTTGGATCTGAAGAGCATCTTCATAGTGTCTTAAAAACTGAGTATATCGAAAGAGACAATAGGAAGTATTACCTAGACCTCAAGGAGAATCAACGTGGGCGTTTCTTAAGGATTAGACAGACATTGATTAGAGGACCTGGCATGATAGGATATTTTGGTCACAGTTTGGGACAGGAACAGACTATTGTTCTTCCAGCACAGGGAATGATTGAGTTCAGGGATGCTTTGGTCCAGCTCATTGAAGAATATGGTGAAGGAGACATAGAGGAACGGAGAAGTGGGGGTGATGAGCCTCCTGAACTTCCAGAGGGGACTTCCTTCAGAGTGGACAACAAGAGGTTCTACTTTGATGTGGGGTCTAACAGGTATGGTATTTTTTTGAAGGTAAGTGAAGTGAGACCTCCATACCGTAATACCATCACTGTCCCATACAAAGCATGGACAAGATTTGGGGAGAACTTTATCAAGTATGAAGAGGAGATGAGGAGAATTTACAATGGCCATAAAGAGAAACGGATGGATGTCAGAGGGGACAGTGGTGAAGAACAAGAGGGTCTGGATTAG